The DNA sequence GGCCAGGGAAACTTCCCGGACAAGGCTCATGGGGCTGCGCCAGGGGGAGGTGGGAATCTGGTTGGCATATTGCCAGTTGTTCATCCAGCCGATCATGAGCCTGCGGCCGTCCGGGACGTTGCTGAAGGACACGGCAGCGTAGTAGTCCCGGCCCCAGTCCAGCCACTGGTACTGATCTACCAGCCCGGGGTCCTGCATGCCCTCGGTGAGGGTCGTTTCGGAACGGAAGCTCACGCCGTCGAACTCTCCCACGAAGTACTGTCCGGCGGAGCCCCCGTTGGGGCCGCCGGGATTCATGTTCACGGTAAGAACCCATTTTGTGGTCCCGGGAAGACCGTCGACCGGCAGCTCGAAGAGGTCGGGGCATTCCCAGATCCCGCCGGTGCCGTTTGCCGGACCGAATGTGCTCAGGTAGTCCCAGTGACGGAGGTCGTCGGAGCGGTAGAGAAGCACGGCGAAATCGTGGGCTTCGACGGCGGCCATCACCCAGTAGCTGCCGGCCGGGCCGTTGTAGCGGAAGACTTTGGGGTCGCGGAATTCGGGGGAGTTCCTGGTCAGGACAGGGTTGCCCGAGTATTTGGTCCAGGAGTAGCCGCCGTCGATGCTCCAGGCGAGGGATTGGGCCTGGATGCCGGGATGGGCCGAACCGGGCTTGTAGGCACTGGTGTAGATGGCCACCAGTGGTGCAACGCCTCCCACGCCGAAACCAGAGGAATTCCCATGGTCCACCACGATGCTGCCCGAAAAGATCTCCTCGATGTCGTCACACGGGATGGCGACCTGATGCTCTTCCCAGTTGACGAGGTCGGTGGAGGTGGCGTGCCCCCATGACATGTTGCTGTGGACGTTCCCGAAGGGATTGTTCTGGTAGTAAAGGTGGTACATGCCCTCATGGAAAACCAGGCCGTTGGGATCGTTGAGCCAGGTGTCCTTGGCCGTGTAGTGCATCGCAGGGCGATAAGCCTCAAGGGTGGGCGCAACGGTGTTCATGGAGCAGGTCTCATTTCATGGATGTGGCCCGTTCGCGTGGGGCCGGAAGATTTTATTGGGGGCAGGCCGGGGATCGGGCACGGACGTTCCGTACCCGGTCCGCTGTGGGAAATCAGATGGTCAGGAGTTGTTCTTGAACCGGTTGTATGCCTGCTGGTAAACGTCGATCATTGTGTCGACGCCGACGTTCTTCAGCTGCGAAACGTAGCCGTCCCACTCCTGGTCGATGCCGCCGGAGACAATCCATTTAGCGGTGTTCTGCTTCACGAGAGTGGCAACGTCGGTCTCAATGGTGCTGATCTGCTGGAGTTCTTCGTTGGAGAGCGCCACTGGCGGGTATCCATCGTTTGCGGCGAACGGCTTGTAGTTTCCTTCAACCGTCTTCTGCCGTTCAGCGGCCCGGGGCTCGGGCGCTACGACTTTCTGGAAGTTTTCTGCGGTGTTGGCCTTGGGTCCTCCCGGTGCAACTTTTTGGCGCCGTTCGCCTTCACTCGTACCGGCCGGCGCCGGAATCTGGGTCAGCAGGCCGGTTGCCGGGTCTTTCTGCAGGGTCTCGCCGATGGGGCCCCAGTTGGCCTGGGCTGACTGGATGGGGTCATAGAGGTTGTCGGCCCAGCGCATGGTTGCGGCAGGGTACTTATCGGCCCGGGTGATAGCGAAGGCTCCGCGGGCGATTTCCTGGTTATTGGACTGGCTGGCCAGCCTCTTGCCATCCACCCCCTCGAGCACGGGCAGCAGTTTGTAGTCGCCGGCGCGGTCAGCCCCGACCATTTCCTTGATTTCCCACCAGACGAAGGAGCCGAGGTTTTCTGTTCCGGCCTTTCCCTTGGCCAGGTAGGCCTTGTCGTCCTGCGAGAAGGATTCGGGATCGATCAGGCCTTCCTGGTACCACTGGTGCAGGGTCTGGATGGCTTTCTTGTAGCCGTCCTGGGTGGCCGTGTAGATGACTTTGCCGTCCTGGACGATGCGGTGGTCCATGTTGTCCGGAACGCCGCCAAGAGCTGCGATGAGGTCGACGATGTCCCCGCACCAGGAACTGGGCATGAAGCTCAAGGGGATGGTCTTGCCGGTGCCCGAGGCGTCCTTGGTTTTGAAGGCGAGCAGGGCGTCGTGCAGTTCGTTCACGGTCTTCGGCATCGGGATGCCGAGCTTGTCCAGCCATGCGGTATTGATGGCCATCTCGTTGGGGAATTGGACCAGGCCAAGTTCCTCGATGGAGGGCAGCGAGTAGATGTGGCCGTCAGATGAAGTGATGGCGGCCTTGATGTCCGGCCGCGCCGCGAGAAGTTTGGAAAGGTTGGGTGCGTTCTTCTCGATGAGGCCTTCGAGCGGAATGAGTGTGCCGTTTGCTGAGTAGGTGCCGATTTCGGCGTCGGTAAGGCCGCTGTTGAAAAAGGCGTCAGGGAGGTCGCCGCTGGCCAGGATCAGGTTCTTCTTTTCCTTGAAAACCGTCTCCGGGAGGTTCTGCCAGTCGATGTGGATGTTGGTGTCCTTTTCCCACTGCTGCACCAGGGTCATGGTGCTGTAGTCGGGAGCGAGGGCGGTCTTTGTTCCGGAGAACTTCAGGGTCAGCTGGTTCTTGACGATGGGGAAGCCGGTTTCCTGGAACCCGGCTTCTGCCGAGGAGTCCTTGATGTCGCCGGTTCCCTTGGAGTTGCCCGAGCATGCGGTGAACAGCATTGTTCCTGCCATGAGGGTGCCGAGGATGGCGAGTTTGCGGCTTGTAGCCATGGGTCGTTTCCTTTTCTGGTTTGCGGGGGAGGGGTGATACCGGCGGAAGGTGGGTACCGCCGTCGGGCATTAGCGTCTGGTTCCGGGGCCTAGCTCTTGACGGCGCCGATCATGGTGCCTTTGGTGAAGTGTTTTTGCATGAAGGGCAGCGCAATCATCAGCGGCAGGCTGGAGACGACGATCATGGCGTACTTGGTCAGCTCACCGATGCGCTGCGCGGCGGCGTAGGACTCGATGTCGCCGCCGGTGGTGCCGGCGGAGGAGACATCGGACTGGATGAGGATGTTTCGTAGCACGAGCTGCAGGGGGTATTTGGTGTCGTCGTTGAGGAAGATCAAGGCGTCAAAGAACGAATTCCAGTGCGCCACCACATGGACCATGATCATGAGCATGATGAGCGGCTTGGACAGGGGGAGCACCATCTTGAAGAAGAAGGTGAAATCGTTGGCGCCGTCCATCTGGGCAGCTTCCCGGAGCTCTCCGGGGATGGTGTTCTCGAAGAAGGACCGGGCGATAATCAGGTTCCAGACTCCCACTGCCCCTGGCAGCACGACTGCCCAGACAGTGTCCAGCATGCCCAGGTCCCGCACTACCAGGTACTTGGTGATCAGGCCGCCGTCGAAGAACATGGTGATGACGAAGAGCAGCATCAGGAACTTCCTGCCCGGCATGTCCTTGCGGGAAAGCGCGTAGGCACCGAACAGGATAGTGGTCACGCTGATCGCTGTCCCCAGGACCGTATAGATGACCGTGTTGCCCAGACCGTTCCAGATCCGGCTGTCTGCGAGGATCCGCTGGTATCCCTCCAGCGTGACCCCGGAGGGGAACAGCCATACATTGCCTTCGTAAACGGCATTGGGATCGCTGATCGAGGCGATGACGATGAAGTACAAGGGATAGACGACGGCGACGATGGACAGCGCCAGGATGGTGACGGACGCGATGTTGAAGGCGGAGTCGGCCCATTTGTCGCGGAACGACGTCGACCGCCTGCGGAGGGGTTGGGGTTGGTTGACGGGGGCCGGGGCGGCCACGGCTTCGGTGTTCAAGGACATGACGGCATCACCACAGGGTTGCTTGGTTGGCCCGGCGCGCTACCCAGTTGAAGGTCAGCAGCAACACGAGGTTGAGGACGGAATTGAACAGGCCAATGGCGGCCGAGTAGCTGAACTGCGCCTGCTGCAGGCCTGCGTGGTAGACGTACGTTTGGATGATTTCCGACGTCGGCAGGTTCAGGTTTGTTTGCATCAGCAGGGCTTTTTCGAATCCCACGTTGAGCAGGTTCCCGATGGCGAGGATGAACAGCACCGTTATGACGGGCATGATGCCGGGCAGGTCGACGTGCCGGATGCGTTGCAGCTTGGAGGCGCCGTCAACCTTGGCGGCGTCATGCAGTGCGGGGTCGATCCCCGACAAGGCAGCCAGATACACGATCATGGAAAAGCCCGCGTTTTGCCACACATCTGAAATGACGTACACGGGCCGGAACCACTCCGGGGAGCCCATGAAGAAGACCGGTTGGCCGCCTGCCAGTTGAATGGCGTTGTTGACCAGGCCCGACCGCGGGGAAAGCAGGACGAACATGATGCCCACAACGACCACCGTCGAGATGAAAGCCGGCGAATAGAGCACGGTTTGGGTGAACTTCTTGAACCGTTCGCTCTGGAGTTGGTTGACCAGGAGCGCGAGGATGATCGGAATGGGGAAGGCCAGCAGCAGCCCCAGGACAGCGATCCAGAGGGTGTTACCAACCACCTGGCTGAACTGGTAGGAGTTGACGAACCGAATGAAGTGCTGCAGTCCAACCCAGGGGCTTCCGGTGAATCCATCCACGGGGTTGTAGTTGCGGAAAGCTATTTGTACCCCGTACATCGGCCAATACTTGAAAACTGCGATGTAGAGGAGCGACGGGATTAGTAATACGTATAACTGCCACGCCCTCGCAACTCTCTTCAGGCGCAGCGAAAAGGCCTTCCGTTGGCGCGTTCGAGCCGGGGGCGCCGGGGGCGCTGCCGGCGTGGGCCGAGCCAGGACACGGCTCATGGCTTCTCCTTTGGATGTGTCACTGAGTTCCGTTCAATCAGCGGGCAGGTCATGAACTCGACCCGCCCGTCAGGTTCGGCGCCCTGCAGGATGAGGTCAACGGCACGGCGCCCCATCTCGACAAAAGGCAGCTCTAGAGTGGTGAGTCCCGGCCTCAGGTGCGGGGCCAGGGTCTCCTGGTTGTCGAAGCCGACGATGGATACATCGCCGGGGATCGAAAGGTGCAGCTCCGCGGCGGCCTGGTAGGCCCCCCATGCGGTGCGGTCATTGGCGCAGAAGATGGCGGTCGGGGGCTTGCCGGATGTCAGCAACTCCGTTGCATAGGTGAAACCGTCGTCTTCGTTGCCGGTGCCGAAGCGGACCA is a window from the Arthrobacter sp. NicSoilC5 genome containing:
- a CDS encoding glycoside hydrolase family 32 protein; the encoded protein is MNTVAPTLEAYRPAMHYTAKDTWLNDPNGLVFHEGMYHLYYQNNPFGNVHSNMSWGHATSTDLVNWEEHQVAIPCDDIEEIFSGSIVVDHGNSSGFGVGGVAPLVAIYTSAYKPGSAHPGIQAQSLAWSIDGGYSWTKYSGNPVLTRNSPEFRDPKVFRYNGPAGSYWVMAAVEAHDFAVLLYRSDDLRHWDYLSTFGPANGTGGIWECPDLFELPVDGLPGTTKWVLTVNMNPGGPNGGSAGQYFVGEFDGVSFRSETTLTEGMQDPGLVDQYQWLDWGRDYYAAVSFSNVPDGRRLMIGWMNNWQYANQIPTSPWRSPMSLVREVSLAMVDGQPRLVQQPAPECTAGSRPGPAQRVSLSGTVAVDGGAAVQLVDVTFTPGTADEFGLVVRGATDGAAGSSGTRISISPGAGELVLDRTNSGNSGFHPAFPSVSKAPLRALDGTYSLRIFIDRCSVEVFAQDGLVTLTELVFPDPAQTAITLFSANGSAEALLQLAAVGQGNA
- a CDS encoding ABC transporter substrate-binding protein, with product MATSRKLAILGTLMAGTMLFTACSGNSKGTGDIKDSSAEAGFQETGFPIVKNQLTLKFSGTKTALAPDYSTMTLVQQWEKDTNIHIDWQNLPETVFKEKKNLILASGDLPDAFFNSGLTDAEIGTYSANGTLIPLEGLIEKNAPNLSKLLAARPDIKAAITSSDGHIYSLPSIEELGLVQFPNEMAINTAWLDKLGIPMPKTVNELHDALLAFKTKDASGTGKTIPLSFMPSSWCGDIVDLIAALGGVPDNMDHRIVQDGKVIYTATQDGYKKAIQTLHQWYQEGLIDPESFSQDDKAYLAKGKAGTENLGSFVWWEIKEMVGADRAGDYKLLPVLEGVDGKRLASQSNNQEIARGAFAITRADKYPAATMRWADNLYDPIQSAQANWGPIGETLQKDPATGLLTQIPAPAGTSEGERRQKVAPGGPKANTAENFQKVVAPEPRAAERQKTVEGNYKPFAANDGYPPVALSNEELQQISTIETDVATLVKQNTAKWIVSGGIDQEWDGYVSQLKNVGVDTMIDVYQQAYNRFKNNS
- a CDS encoding carbohydrate ABC transporter permease, translated to MSLNTEAVAAPAPVNQPQPLRRRSTSFRDKWADSAFNIASVTILALSIVAVVYPLYFIVIASISDPNAVYEGNVWLFPSGVTLEGYQRILADSRIWNGLGNTVIYTVLGTAISVTTILFGAYALSRKDMPGRKFLMLLFVITMFFDGGLITKYLVVRDLGMLDTVWAVVLPGAVGVWNLIIARSFFENTIPGELREAAQMDGANDFTFFFKMVLPLSKPLIMLMIMVHVVAHWNSFFDALIFLNDDTKYPLQLVLRNILIQSDVSSAGTTGGDIESYAAAQRIGELTKYAMIVVSSLPLMIALPFMQKHFTKGTMIGAVKS
- a CDS encoding ABC transporter permease subunit, whose translation is MYGVQIAFRNYNPVDGFTGSPWVGLQHFIRFVNSYQFSQVVGNTLWIAVLGLLLAFPIPIILALLVNQLQSERFKKFTQTVLYSPAFISTVVVVGIMFVLLSPRSGLVNNAIQLAGGQPVFFMGSPEWFRPVYVISDVWQNAGFSMIVYLAALSGIDPALHDAAKVDGASKLQRIRHVDLPGIMPVITVLFILAIGNLLNVGFEKALLMQTNLNLPTSEIIQTYVYHAGLQQAQFSYSAAIGLFNSVLNLVLLLTFNWVARRANQATLW